A genomic segment from Conger conger chromosome 2, fConCon1.1, whole genome shotgun sequence encodes:
- the LOC133116466 gene encoding histone acetyltransferase p300-like, which yields MAENVLDSGPPSAKRPKLSSPALSVSASDGNDFGSLFDLEHDLPDELISSTDLGLANGGDLVQLHTSLGGGSQDAAAKHKQLSELLRAGAPPPPGQQGMAGSPGGGPMGLLANMKSSPGPPGMGPQQHLSPQQQGMMQQQGGMVGGMNRGMMGAQKGNGPQQAPTPQQQGMMVGQVMNGSPRMGYSSPGMGSNSNLLADSLQQQGAGAQTPLRGQQPGALNKMGMMGNAGPYGVPFAQSAGQGLGGAGLGPQLQNKAGLPNNLAQFNMDKKTQPMQGMANMASPQASAVVPGVAGPGGAGGMVSSPQGGLGSASAASAAASAAPPTADPEKRKLIQQQLVLLLHAHKCQRREQANGEVRQCNLPHCRTMKNVLNHMTHCQAGKSCQVAHCASSRQIISHWKNCTRHDCPVCLPLKNAGDKRNQQSLLGSAGVGLSASLGAVPGGQPSTPSLNPPSQIDPSSIERAYAALGLTYQGNQVQTQPAQSALPAQGLQAQPGMRPLNAMGGSPMGVNGGVGVQSQSQSSLLQDAMLHTSINAQNLMNDSAGVAALGSLPTAAPPSSAGMRKSWHEDITQDLRNHLVHKLVQAIFPTPDPAALKDRRMENLVAYARKVEGDMYESANSRAEYYHLLAEKIYKIQKELEEKRRTRLQKQGMMSTQPGLSPSSLTQGPPNLGQPPPPNPLPSNGPLSDPSLVRPPVPNQMVNRMQNPGGMNQFSQMGMQSLGQRSTPPLQLGSPLNQMGMGAARMGQPNVGQLQNQYLPPGQFPGSGLGGMAQPGTQGGMAQARIPTPPSLPIGSPIAQPGSVGAAGVGSSMGPGSVGGGPPSNLGPPSNSSQPNSHPHCPPLRQNSPSPSPARSRTPTPHQTPPHLGGSLTPQPPTPTPPQLAPPAPQKQGQGVGQGAGQGVNADKPSQLQHHQAGLGSAAPPQTGRPPSVPPVNPALAPQLPRTPLSQKSSLTADGQASTPASVSSADTGSLQAPPDAPAPPDPKAEGKQQLGEDDGETGGATGGATGGATGGATGGKRADVKMEEKPEVKEESGNGGKSEPMETAAGTPSEDRKPEVKIEPKEEEEGSGGAQNANAQSKRKIFKPEELRQALMPTLESLYRQDPESLPFRQPVDPQLLGIPDYFDIVRTPMDLSTIKRKLDTGQYQEPWQYVDDVWLMFNNAWLYNRKTSRVYKYCSKLAEVFEQEIDPVMQGLGYCCGRKLEFSPQTLCCYGKQLCTIPRDAAYFSYQNRYHFCEKCFNEIQGENVSLGDDPSQPQTSINKDQFEKKKNDTLDPELFVECTDCGRKMHQICVLHHDTIWPLGFVCDGCLKKANKSRRENKYAAKRLPQTKLGSFLEVRVNDYLRRQSHPESGDVTIRVVHVSDKVVEVKPGMKSRFVDSGEMSESFPYRTKALFAFEDIDGADVCFFGMHVQEYGSDCPPPNQRRVYISYLDSVHFFQPRLLRTGVYHEILIGYLEYVRRLGFTTGHIWACPPSEGDDYIFHCHPIDQKIPKPKRLQEWYKKMLDKAVSERIVHDYKDIFKQATEDRLTSAKELPYFEGDFWPNVLEESIKELEQEEEERKREENSTSNESVDATKGDSKNAKKKNSKKTSKNKSSLSRANKKKPGMPNVSNDLSQKLYATMEKHKEVFFVIRLIANPTANSLPPILDPDPLMACDLMDGRDAFLTLARDKHLEFSSLRRAKWSSMCMLVELHNQSQDRFVYTCNECKHHVETRFHCTVCEDYDLCITCYHAKGHEHKMDKLGLGLDDESGGQAAASMQSPGDSRRLSIQRCIQSLVHACQCRNANCSLASCQKMKRVVQHTKGCKRKTNGGCPICKQLIALCCYHAKHCQENKCPVPFCLNIKHKLRQQQLQHRLQQAQMLRRRMASMQRVGQPPPAGGGGGGGGLPSPGNYGTTGPSTPTSCGTQPPTPQTPTQASMPAAPPLLPPQPHLAQMPGGGVMNSPPLQPQPQPPPGPHPNSLPPYVPRPPGSSPHHPQSQGKPGLGPATPPLQQQPLPQPQPPSGPPPAAVEIALKIQREAESQRHMALQWQAARKMPAHPPHQSPQPPAQMGMGHPGGPGMPPQVQAARAHMEQQVNPQPQGGGPLPPPQAQQQWGGPSMQPQQRPPGMMGQMGHPGMMTPQQQQQQQQGQQGQVRGVAALMGAAGGGNLPQAGLQELLRTLRSPSSPMQQQQVLNILRSNPQLMAAFIKQRAARYQGGAPAPGMDGQPPGANPGGPPAGVHVGQAAGMSPMTPQQQQLQQQQQQQLQQQQLQQQQQQQQLQQQQQQQQLQQQQQQQQQQQLQQQQQLQQQQQQQQLQQQQLQQQQLQQQQQQLQQQQLQQQQQQLQQRPLLAGSLQQQQAQGSSLANMTPQFRELLMRRHLQQQQQKQQQQFQQQQQQQQQQQQQQQQQGYLGQPQQGGPQQGPPQGYPGGVTQQQMAAALQQRLQQHQHQLQMQQQQQQLQQQQNAMAGLQGPDGAPGGGGGPPPQQQQQQQQPGPPPQGPQSSQAMLQQAIQQRLLQHRAAGGGSPAQLGSSPMSPQQQQQQQMSQSPHLQGAPQLSSALSSQVRSPQPSPRPQSQPPHSSPSPHHISPQTQTGSPHPGHLPPPHHPGMVGPPQQQQQQQQPNPMDPSSAFGAEQSAMLSQLGGMGGLHGPGAGGGQDLAANLNHSTLDIM from the exons ATTTCGGCTCACTGTTCGACCTGGAGCACGACCTCCCGGATGAGCTCATCAGCTCCACGGACCTGGGACTGGCCAACGGCGGGGACCTGGTGCAGCTGCACACCAGCCTGGGCGGCGGGAGCCAGGACGCGGCCGCCAAACACAAGCAGCTCTCCGAGCTCCTGAGGGCCGGGGCCCCTCCGCCCCCCGGCCAGCAAGGCATGGCCggcagcccgggcgggggccCCATGGGCCTGCTGGCCAACATGAAGTCCTCCCCGGGCCCCCCAGGAATGGGGCCgcagcagcacctctccccccaGCAGCAGGGCATGATGCAGCAGCAGGGGGGCATGGTGGGCGGCATGAACAGGGGCATGATGGGGGCGCAGAAGGGCAACGGGCCGCAGCAGGCGCCCACGCCCCAGCAGCAGGGCATGATGGTGGGGCAGGTGATGAACGGCTCCCCCAGGATGGGCTACTCGAGCCCGGGGATGGGGAGCAACAGCAACCTGCTGGCGGActctctgcagcagcagggagCTGGGGCCCAGACACCACTGCGGGGACAGCAGCCTGGAGCACTGAACAAG ATGGGTATGATGGGTAATGCGGGTCCCTATGGGGTCCCCTTTGCCCAGTCAGCAGGCCAGGGTCTGGGGGGTGCTGGGCTGGGCCCGCAGCTCCAGAACAAGGCAGGTCTTCCGAACAATCTGGCCCAGTTCAACATGGACAAGAAGACCCAGCCCATGCAGGGCATGGCCAACATG GCCTCTCCGCAGGCCTCTGCGGTGGTGCCGGGCGTAGCGGGACCAGGAGGGGCGGGAGGAATGGTGTCCAGCCCCCAGGGCGGCCTGGGCTCTGCCTCCGCGGCTTCTGCGGCCGCGTCGGCGGCGCCCCCTACAGCCGACCCGGAGAAGCGCAAGCTGATCCAGCAGCAGCTGGTCCTCCTGCTCCACGCGCACAAGTGCCAGCGGCGCGAGCAGGCCAACGGGGAGGTGCGCCAGTGCAACCTGCCCCACTGCCGCACCATGAAGAACGTCCTCAACCACATGACCCACTGCCAGGCCGGCAAGTCCTgccagg tggcGCACTGTGCCTCTTCACGACAGATCATCTCTCACTGGAAGAACTGCACCCGGCACGACTGCCCCGTCTGCCTACCGCTGAAGAACGCCGGCGACAAGAGGAAccagcagt CTCTCCTGGGCAGCGCCGGAGTGGGCTTGAGCGCTTCGTTAGGGGCCGTCCCGGGGGGTCAGCCGAGCACCCCCAGCCTAAACCCGCCCAGCCAGATCGACCCCAGCTCCATCGAGCGGGCCTACGCCGCCCTGGGCCTCACCTACCAGGGCAACCAGGTCCAGACTCAACCGGCCCAGTCTGCGCTGCCTGCCCAGGGCCTGCAGGCCCAGCCGGGCATGAGGCCTCTGAACGCTATGG GAGGTAGCCCCATGGGCGTCAATGGAGGAGTCGGGGTGCAGTCCCAAAGCCAGTCGAGCCTGCTGCAGGATGCCATGCTGCACACCAGCATCAACGCGCAGAA tctgatGAATGACAGCGCTGGGGTAGCAGCTTTGGGCTCCCTGCCCACGGCGGCCCCGCCCTCCAGCGCAGGCATGAGGAAGAGCTGGCACGAGGACATCACCCAGGACCTGCGCAACCACCTGGTGCACAAGCT TGTGCAAGCCATCTTCCCCACCCCGGACCCGGCAGCACTGAAGGACCGGCGCATGGAGAACCTGGTGGCCTACGCCCGCAAGGTGGAGGGGGACATGTACGAGTCGGCCAACAGCAGG GCTGAGTACTACCACCTCCTGGCGGAGAAGATCTACAAGATCcagaaggagctggaggagaagcgGCGGACGCGGCTGCAGAAGCAGGGCATGATGTCCACGCAGCCCGGCCTGTCCCCCTCTTCCCTCACACAGGGGCCCCCCAACCTGggccagcccccgccccccaaccccctgccCTCCA ACGGCCCCCTCTCGGACCCCTCCCTGGTGCGGCCCCCGGTGCCCAATCAGATGGTGAACAGGATGCAGAACCCCGGAG GCATGAACCAGTTCAGCCAGATGGGGATGCAGTCCCTGGGCCAGCGGTCGACCCCTCCTCTGCAGCTCGGCAGTCCTCTCAACCAG ATGGGCATGGGGGCGGCGAGGATGGGCCAGCCCAACGTGGGTCAGCTGCAGAACCAGTACCTCCCCCCCGGCCAGTTCCCCGGGTCGGGCCTGGGGGGCATGGCCCAGCCGGGCACGCAGGGCGGGATGGCACAG GCTCGgatccccacccctccctctctccccatcggGAGTCCCATCGCCCAGCCCGGGTCGGTGGGGGCCGCGGGTGTAGGGTCCTCCATGGGGCCCGGCAGCGTCGGCGGGGGCCCCCCGTCTAACCTGGGCCCCCCCTCCAACTCCTCACAGCCCAACTCTCACCCGcactgcccccctctccgcCAGAActcgccctccccctcccccgcccgcagtcgcacccccaccccccaccagaCCCCGCCGCACCTGGGGGGCTCCCTGACCCCCCAGCCCCCGACCCCCACCCCGCCGCAGCTGGCCCCACCGGCGCCCCAGAAGCAGGGGCAGGGCGTGGGGCAAGGCGCAGGGCAGGGCGTGAACGCGGACAAGCCCTCCCAGCTGCAGCACCATCAGGCAGGGCTGGGGTCCGCCGCGCCCCCGCAGACCGGACGGCCCCCCTCGGTGCCCCCCGTCAACCCCGCGCTGGCGCCTCAGCTTCCACGCACGCCG CTGTCCCAGAAGTCCTCTCTGACGGCGGACGGGCAGGCGTCCACGCCGGCCTCCGTCAGCAGCGCGGACACGGGCTCCCTGCAGGCCCCGCCCGACGCCCCCGCCCCGCCGGACCCCAAGGCCGAGGGCAAGCAGCAGCTGGGCGAGGACGACGGGGAGACGGGCGGGGCCACGGGCGGGGCCACAGGCGGGGCCACGGGTGGGGCCACGGGCGGCAAGCGAGCGGACGTGAAGATGGAGGAGAAGCCCGAG GTGAAGGAGGAGTCGGGGAACGGGGGCAAGTCCGAGCCCATGGAGACCGCGGCGGGAACGCCCAGCGAAGACCGCAAACCCGAGGTGAAGATCGAGcccaaagaggaagaggaggggtcgGGGGGAGCCCAGAACGCCAACGCCCAGTCTAAGAGGAAGA TCTTTAAGCCGGAGGAGCTGCGGCAGGCGCTCATGCCCACGCTGGAGTCGCTGTACCGCCAGGACCCCGAGTCCCTGCCCTTCCGCCAGCCGGTGGACCCCCAGTTACTGGGAATACCC GACTACTTTGACATCGTGAGGACCCCCATGGACCTGTCCACCATCAAGCGCAAGCTGGACACGGGGCAGTACCAGGAGCCCTGGCAGTACGTGGACGACGTGTGGCTCATGTTCAACAACGCCTGGCTGTACAACCGCAAGACCTCCCGCGTCTACAAGTACTGCTCCAAGCTGGCCGAGGTGTTCGAGCAGGAGATCGACCCCGTCATGCAGGGCCTGGGCTACTGCTGCGGCCGGAAG CTGGAGTTCTCCCCGCAGACCCTGTGCTGCTATGGGAAGCAGCTGTGCACTATTCCCCGCGACGCTGCTTATTTCAGCTACCAGAACAG GTACCACTTCTGTGAGAAGTGTTTCAACGAAATCCAGGGCGAGAACGTTTCCCTGGGGGACGACCCCTCCCAGCCTCAGAC CTCCATCAACAAAGACCAGtttgagaagaagaagaacgaCACGCTGGACCCCGAACT GTTCGTGGAATGTACCGACTGTGGTCGGAAAATGCACCAGATCTGTGTTCTACACCATGACACCATCTGGCCCTTAGG cTTCGTGTGTGACGGCTGTCTGAAGAAGGCCAATAAGTCCCGCCGAGAGAACAAGTACGCTGCGAAAA GGCTGCCCCAGACCAAGCTGGGAAGTTTCCTGGAGGTGCGGGTGAACGACTACCTGAGGAGGCAGAGCCACCCGGAGTCGGGCGACGTCACCATCCGAGTGGTTCACGTCTCCGACAAGGTGGTGGAGGTCAAGCCCGGCATGAAGTCCAG GTTTGTGGACAGCGGGGAGATGTCGGAGTCCTTCCCGTACAGGACCAAGGCACTGTTTGCGTTTGAGGACATCGATGGCGCTGATGTTTGCTTCTTTGGCATGCACGTGCAGGAGTACGGCTCGGACTGCCCGCCGCCAAACCAGAG GAGGGTCTACATCTCTTACCTGGACAGCGTTCACTTCTTCCAGCCACGCTTGCTTAGGACGGGCGTCTACCACGAGATCCTCATCGGGTACCTGGAGTACGTCAGGAGGCTGGG GTTTACGACCGGGCACATCTGGGCCTGTCCTCCCAGCGAGGGGGACGACTACATCTTCCACTGTCATCCCATCGACCAGAAGATCCCCAAGCCCAAGCGCCTGCAGGAGTGGTACAAGAAGATGCTGGACAAGGCCGTGTCCGAGCGTATCGTACACGACTACAAG GACATCTTTAAGCAGGCGACAGAGGACCGGCTCACCAGCGCCAAGGAGCTGCCCTACTTTGAGGGCGACTTCTGGCCCAACGTCCTGGAGGAGAGCATCaaggagctggagcaggaggaggaggagcggaaaAGGGAGGAGAACAGCACCTCCAACGAGAGCGTCGAC GCCACGAAAGGGGACAGCAAGAATGCCAAGAAGAAGAACAGCAAGAAGACCAGCAAGAACAAGAGCAGCTTGAGCCGAGCCAACAAGAAGAAACCGGGCATGCCCAACGTCTCCAACGACCTGTCCCAGAAGCTGTACGCCACCATGGAGAAACACAAAGAG GTGTTCTTCGTGATCCGTCTGATCGCCAACCCGACCGCCAACTCCCTCCCGCCCATCCTGGACCCGGACCCCCTGATGGCCTGCGACCTGATGGACGGGCGGGACGCCTTCCTGACGCTGGCGCGGGACAAGCACCTGGAGTTCTCCTCCCTGCGCCGCGCCAAGTGGAGCTCCATGTGCATGCTGGTGGAGCTGCACAACCAGAGCCAGGACCGCTTCGTCTACACCTGCAACGAGTGCAAGCACCACGTGGAGACGCGCTTCCACTGCACCGTCTGCGAG gactATGACCTGTGCATCACGTGCTACCACGCGAAGGGCCACGAGCACAAGATGGACAagctgggcctgggcctggaCGACGAGAGCGGGGGCCAGGCTGCGGCCTCCATGCAGAGCCCCGGCGACTCCCGCCGCCTGAGCATCCAGCGCTGCATCCAGTCCCTGGTGCACGCCTGCCAGTGCCGCAACGCCAACTGCTCGCTGGCCTCCTGCCAGAAGATGAAGCGCGTGGTGCAGCACACCAAGGGCTGCAAGCGCAAGACCAACGGCGGCTGCCCCATCTGCAAGCAGCTGATCGCGCTCTGCTGCTACCACGCCAAGCACTGCCAGGAGAACAAGTGCCCCGTGCCCTTCTGCCTCAACATCAAGCACAAGCTgcggcagcagcagctgcagcaccgGCTGCAGCAGGCGCAGATGCTGCGCCGGCGCATGGCCAGCATGCAGCGGGTGGGCCAGCCCCCTCCGGCGGGCGGAGGGGGcg gagggggcggtCTGCCTTCGCCGGGAAACTACGGCACCACCGGCCCCAGCACGCCCACTTCCTGCGGCACCCAGCCGCCCACGCCGCAGACACCCACGCAGGCCAGCATGCCGGCTGCCCCGCCCCTCTTGCCCCCGCAGCCCCACCTCGCGCAGATGCCCGGGGGCGGGGTGATGAACTCGCCCCCCCTGCAGCCACAACCCCAGCCTCCCCCTGGCCCGCACCCCAACAGTCTGCCCCCCTACGTGCCCCGGCCCCCTGGCTCCTCCCCGCACCACCCCCAATCCCAGGGGAAGCCGGGCCTGGGCCCCGCCACCCCGCCCCTACAGCAgcagcccctcccccagcctcaGCCGCCCTCGGGCCCGCCCCCGGCCGCTGTGGAGATCGCCTTGAAGATCCAGCGGGAGGCGGAGAGCCAGAGGCACATGGCCCTGCAGTGGCAGGCGGCCCGCAAGATGCCCGCTCACCCGCCCCACCAGTCCCCGCAGCCCCCGGCCCAAATGGGCATGGGTCACCCGGGGGGCCCCGGGATGCCCCCTCAGGTGCAGGCTGCCCGGGCGCACATGGAGCAGCAGGTAAACCCGCAGCCGCAGGGCGGGGGTCCGCTCCCTCCCCCCCAGGCTCAGCAGCAGTGGGGCGGCCCGTCCATGCAGCCCCAGCAGAGGCCGCCGGGCATGATGGGCCAGATGGGTCATCCGGGGATGATGAccccacagcagcagcagcagcagcagcaggggcagCAGGGGCAGGTGCGCGGGGTGGCGGCTCTCATGGGCGCGGCGGGCGGGGGGAACCTGCCCCAGGCCGGCCTGCAGGAGCTCCTCCGCACCCTGCGCTCCCCCAGCTCCCccatgcagcagcagcaggtgctGAACATCCTGCGCTCCAACCCGCAGCTCATGGCCGCCTTCATCAAGCAGCGGGCCGCCAGGTACCAGGGCGGCGCCCCCGCCCCGGGGATGGACGGCCAGCCGCCCGGCGCCAACCCCGGGGGCCCCCCGGCGGGCGTGCACGTGGGCCAGGCCGCGGGGATGTCCCCTATGACACCACAGCAGCAACAActccaacagcagcaacaacagcaactccagcagcagcaacttcaacaacaacaacagcagcagcaactgcagcagcagcagcagcagcagcaactgcaacagcaacaacaacaacagcagcagcagcaactacaacagcagcaacagctacaacaacaacagcagcagcagcaactgcaacagcagcaattacaacagcaacaactgcagcagcagcaacaacaacttcaACAGCAGCAActccaacagcagcaacagcaactccaacagcgccctctgctggccggGAGTTTGCAGCAACAGCAGGCTCAGGGTTCCTCCCTGGCCAACATGACTCCCCAGTTCAGAGAGCTGCTCATGAGGAGGCAcctccaacagcagcagcagaaacagcagcaacagttccagcagcagcagcagcagcagcaacagcagcagcaacaacagcagcagcagggctacCTGGGCCAGCCCCAGCAAGGGGGCCCCCAGCAGGGGCCGCCACAGGGCTACCCGGGCGGCGTAACCcagcagcagatggctgcaGCCCTGCAGCAGAGACTCCAGCAGCATCAGCACCAACTCcagatgcagcagcagcagcagcagctgcagcagcagcagaacgcCATGGCAGGGCTGCAGGGGCCTGATGGTGCCCCAGGTGGTGGGGGAGGGCCCCcaccccagcagcagcagcagcagcagcagccgggCCCCCCTCCGCAGGGGCCCCAGTCTTCCCAGGCCATGCTCCAGCAGGCCATTCAACAGCGGCTGCTGCAGCACCGCGCCGCCGGCGGGGGCTCTCCGGCCCAACTGGGCAGCAGCCCCATGAgcccccagcagcagcagcagcagcagatgtCCCAGTCGccccacctgcagggggcgccgcAGCTGTCCTCCGCCCTCAGCAGCCAGGTGCGCTCGCCCCAGCCCTCGCCCCGGCCCCAGTCCCAGCCGCCCCACTCCAGCCCCTCGCCCCACCACATCTCCCCCCAGACTCAGACCGGCTCCCCACACCCGGGCCACCTCCCCCCGCCACACCACCCGGGGATGGTGGGCCctccccagcagcagcagcagcagcagcagcccaaCCCCATGGACCCCTCCTCCGCTTTTGGGGCCGAGCAGAGCGCCATGCTGTCCCAGCTGGGCGGGATGGGGGGTCTGCACGGGCCCGGGGCGGGAGGGGGCCAGGACCTGGCAGCGAACCTGAATCACAGTACTCTGGACATCATGTAG